TTTGAAGAACCACACACCGGACAGACATGGCACTCCGATGGCCTCTCCGAATACGGTTACGGCGTCAATCATCTGCAATGCTACTACTATCCACAGGACGTTACACTTGAAGACGGTCCCACAATGGTGCTTCCCGGCTCCCATCATCGATTGGTTGACCGAGAGGCGATCGCCCATTACGGCGACATTTTGGGGCAGGTCTCCTTGACTGTTCCCGCCGGGACAGTTGTTTTGACGCACTACGGCATCTGGCATAAGGCGGGACCAAAGTTGAACACGAAACGTCGCGGGATGATTAAATTTTCGTACTTCCGAAATTCGCCGCCGAAGCGGGATTGGCTGATAGAGTCGGAAGAGATACCACCTTACGCCAACCGAGAGCGACACCTTTACGCCAACGAAGTCGAGTCCTATCGCGACATGGCACGACGCCAACGCACATGGAGCTGGTTATGTGGAGTGGATACAACCCCAGATGTCAGCCACGGCGCTAAACTCTTCATTGACGCCCGTCCACTCAGTGAGATTGCGAA
This genomic stretch from Candidatus Poribacteria bacterium harbors:
- a CDS encoding phytanoyl-CoA dioxygenase family protein; translated protein: MNDIQPTMDDSQVMDFVSKGAVVLEGVVSDEFNRQCETLPGGRINEFACAPGFRSEVLLHPEVAGVPRSLLGRNFFMPITAHHHLFEEPHTGQTWHSDGLSEYGYGVNHLQCYYYPQDVTLEDGPTMVLPGSHHRLVDREAIAHYGDILGQVSLTVPAGTVVLTHYGIWHKAGPKLNTKRRGMIKFSYFRNSPPKRDWLIESEEIPPYANRERHLYANEVESYRDMARRQRTWSWLCGVDTTPDVSHGAKLFIDARPLSEIANE